CTCCACCAAATACATCACTAGTTTGAGAAATGAGTGAGAGATCATTCCTGCCTAGTCCCAACAGGCCAGAAGCTGCACCAAATAAACCTCTGTTGTTTCTTCCACATCCAAACACAAAATTCTCGACTGGAGTCATTCCAAGAGTGAGCCGGTCTCTGCCTAGCTCCCCCCGGGTGTATGATCCATCGCCATAAGTTACTGCATAGTTGCACTTAGGTGCATTGTTGCCACATAACCCTGAGTTTCCTGTGTTGGACTGCAGAGTATGGCAGGGCTGCGAGTTGCACTGCACCGATCTGTATGAGGGTGACACCAACGGGTTGAAGAGGGGCTCCGGTTGAGTGTAGCACAGCCTACAGGGCTGGCATTGCACCCAAGAGAGGTCGCTTCCTGTGTCCACGATCATAGTTAAGTTCCGAATGCCTAATGTTACTATGACAATGTAGTTTAATGTCTGAAGCTGGATGCCCGAACTGATAGGAACACGGGCTTGTGATGATTCTACGCGGCCAGAGACGACGTTCTTGATTCGGGATTGTATGGACCCGACTCGAACTACATCAAGAGTCAGCCCTTTTTGGATGTGTTTGATGTGCTTCATTTCTAGTATGGTCGCACCATCCTCTGTTCATTACAGAAGAGAATTTAACCTTAGTTTTAGTATATATTTTGAAGCCTATTACTTTGATTCTTgaaatcacacacacacatatagtACTATTGTAAAGAAAGGAAAGGATAAAAATAGTAGATACCTTATATCTTCAACTACCTTAACTGAGGCAGATTCCTAAACAAAAGATAAGATGCAGAGTCATGCAGGCATGTTTTGTTGCATATATACAGTTAATACTCACTTGGTATATGCGAGAATCGGGCAGGGGCAGGCGTCGTTGTGAGGCGTTTGAGCGAGAGAAGCTCCTTCTGACCGAGACTGAAGACCCCATTGAAGCAACTGAAGGCAACAAGAATGAGGAGAAGCACCATTGTTTTCTTCCCTAGTAGAGATAAGAGAAGGGTGAAAATGTGGAGAGGGAAAAGGAAGTGGGGAGAAAGAAATGGTTTAGAGGGTGAAGAGATTCTTAGGAGTTGGAGTTTGGCATGACAACAAAAGGAGGAGTTGGCTGACGACCCCACTTTTGCATGAGAAATTATTGGGATTTCACGTGCAGAAACTTAGGgggaaatatttataaaaaacacaaaaaataataacTGTATTGTAggaaaataattttgatttttggaatTGGTTTTGAATGGATATGGTCTCTCCCTTGCCATATTCACGGATTTAAAGTTTAAACTGTCACCAACCTACTAACTAACACGAAAAGGCGCTTTTCTTACATACTTATTAGTTTctcataatattataattatattgataATTGGTTTATTTCGAATTGATCAGCATGGACTTCCCTTCATATttatacaattaattaatgtatgcATCGATGAGTAATGTTTCACTATTTACGTACATCTATTGTGCGTATTGATGACGTGCTGTCCATATCAtcatttttttcctcttttatttTAGAGATTATGATTGCAATAATTTATAtacaaattaatattttgatttattaattttattcctATAGTCGAAGTTAGAGAATAAATGATACTTTGATTTTAAATTGTTGTTGAGATTTCTATCATCCATCTCACACCAAGTTGGTAATAGTTAGTGgatttataaatttgattattccAAAAGGTAAGTTGATAATGTGTTCTTCAGTTTTACGTGTGGAGATAACCATCtcttttatactcattttaacGAGCTGAATGAGTTATATCAACATTGCTAATTGATGGATCcacgaatttctgatgttagtaaatgctggtagagaataaagactacgacacaaagaatttacgtggttcgatttactgaagtaaatctacgtccacgggaagaagggagggcaagattgtattgcttgatctgggattacagcttacaacacagacttgctatatgattttttatctctagagagcttaaccctgtctatctgatctaagtcctatttatacattgaactaggatcgtggtttgcagccccactaacaagatcgtgggtgagcaataactgctcaataactgcttcgtaccactaaatagatcgtgggtatagtggaggtcgtggaggcctttcatgagtccactaactcctagttcggtcgaatgctgagaccgaactgctggactttaccgatcagctcttgccgatctgagaggagagcttgactggtcggcttttaccgagctgtaggctgagtccgaactctttggtcgtgccgaactctttggtgccgaacagatactctttcttgggctctgggctgatgggccgtcactgt
This portion of the Salvia splendens isolate huo1 chromosome 10, SspV2, whole genome shotgun sequence genome encodes:
- the LOC121751517 gene encoding aspartyl protease family protein At5g10770-like isoform X2; this translates as MKHIKHIQKGLTLDVVRVGSIQSRIKNVVSGRVESSQARVPISSGIQLQTLNYIVIVTLGIRNLTMIVDTGSDLSWVQCQPCRLCYTQPEPLFNPLVSPSYRSVQCNSQPCHTLQSNTGNSGLCGNNAPKCNYAVTYGDGSYTRGELGRDRLTLGMTPVENFVFGCGRNNRGLFGAASGLLGLGRNDLSLISQTSDVFGGVFSYCLPDSDSGTSGSLILGNDTLVFKNTTPVSYTRLIPNPQLYSFYILNMTGASVGGVPLQSPRFGGNGVLIDSGTVITRLPPSVYTCVKAEFLRQFTGYPSAPSFSILDTCFNLSAYDEVNIPTLKMQFEGDAEISVDVTGMFYFAKRDASQVCLALASLAYEDQIGIIGNYQQRNTRVVYDTKQMQVGFAKEVCSFS
- the LOC121751517 gene encoding aspartyl protease family protein At5g10770-like isoform X1, with the protein product MVLLLILVAFSCFNGVFSLGQKELLSLKRLTTTPAPARFSHIPKDGATILEMKHIKHIQKGLTLDVVRVGSIQSRIKNVVSGRVESSQARVPISSGIQLQTLNYIVIVTLGIRNLTMIVDTGSDLSWVQCQPCRLCYTQPEPLFNPLVSPSYRSVQCNSQPCHTLQSNTGNSGLCGNNAPKCNYAVTYGDGSYTRGELGRDRLTLGMTPVENFVFGCGRNNRGLFGAASGLLGLGRNDLSLISQTSDVFGGVFSYCLPDSDSGTSGSLILGNDTLVFKNTTPVSYTRLIPNPQLYSFYILNMTGASVGGVPLQSPRFGGNGVLIDSGTVITRLPPSVYTCVKAEFLRQFTGYPSAPSFSILDTCFNLSAYDEVNIPTLKMQFEGDAEISVDVTGMFYFAKRDASQVCLALASLAYEDQIGIIGNYQQRNTRVVYDTKQMQVGFAKEVCSFS